One region of Mycobacterium riyadhense genomic DNA includes:
- the dmpG gene encoding 4-hydroxy-2-oxovalerate aldolase, with protein MTTIWDVRITDTSLRDGSHHKRHQFTKDEVRGIVAALDAAGVPVIEVTHGDGLGGSSFNYGFSKTPEQELIKLAAETAHDARIAFLMLPGVGTKEDIKEAQDNGGSICRIATHCTEADVSIQHFGLARELGLETVGFLMMSHTIPPEKLAAQARIMADAGCQCVYVVDSAGALVLDGVADRVSALVAELGDDAQVGFHGHENLGLGVANSVEAVRAGAKQIDGSCRRFGAGAGNAPVEALIGVFDKIGVKTGIDFFDIADAAEDVVRPAMPAECLLDRNALIMGYAGVYSSFLKHAIRQSERYGVPASALLYRAGQRKLIGGQEDQLIDIALEIKREHDSGAAVTH; from the coding sequence ATGACCACCATTTGGGACGTGCGGATCACCGACACGTCGTTGCGCGACGGTTCGCACCACAAGCGGCATCAATTCACCAAAGACGAGGTCCGCGGCATCGTGGCGGCTCTGGACGCCGCGGGGGTGCCCGTGATCGAGGTGACCCACGGCGACGGTCTGGGCGGCTCGTCGTTCAACTACGGGTTCTCCAAGACCCCCGAGCAGGAACTGATCAAACTCGCCGCCGAGACGGCACACGACGCCCGGATCGCATTCTTGATGCTGCCCGGGGTGGGCACCAAAGAGGACATCAAAGAGGCGCAGGACAACGGTGGCTCGATCTGCCGGATCGCAACCCATTGCACCGAGGCCGACGTGTCGATCCAGCACTTTGGGCTGGCCCGCGAGCTGGGTCTGGAGACCGTCGGGTTCTTGATGATGTCTCACACCATTCCACCGGAGAAGCTGGCCGCCCAAGCGCGCATCATGGCCGACGCCGGGTGCCAGTGCGTGTACGTGGTCGATTCCGCCGGAGCCCTGGTGCTCGACGGTGTGGCCGACCGGGTCTCGGCCCTGGTTGCCGAGCTTGGCGACGATGCGCAAGTCGGTTTCCATGGCCACGAGAACCTGGGGCTTGGGGTGGCGAACTCCGTGGAGGCGGTGCGCGCCGGGGCGAAGCAGATCGACGGATCCTGCCGGAGGTTTGGCGCCGGTGCGGGCAATGCGCCGGTCGAGGCCTTGATCGGGGTGTTCGACAAGATCGGCGTCAAGACGGGCATCGACTTCTTCGACATTGCCGATGCCGCCGAGGACGTGGTGCGCCCGGCCATGCCCGCCGAATGCCTACTCGACCGCAACGCGTTGATCATGGGATACGCGGGGGTCTACTCGAGCTTCCTCAAGCACGCCATCCGTCAGTCCGAACGCTACGGCGTGCCCGCGTCGGCGTTGTTGTACCGCGCTGGCCAGCGCAAGCTCATCGGCGGCCAAGAAGACCAACTTATCGACATTGCTCTGGAAATCAAACGCGAGCATGACAGTGGCGCCGCGGTAACGCACTGA
- a CDS encoding 2-keto-4-pentenoate hydratase, whose product MLTVETRDELAADLAQAERSREPIGPLTAAHPDIDVVDAYEIQLINIRQRVAEGARVVGHKVGLSSKVMQQMMGVDEPDYGHLLDEMQVFEDVAVKAGKYLYPRVEVEVGFILSDDLPGSGCTEDDVLAATQALVPSIELIDTRIKDWQIKICDTIADNAAAAGFVLGAARVPPTEIDVQAIDVKLTRNGELIAEGRSDAVLGNPATAVAWLSRKVDSFGVRLKKGDVVLPGSCTFAVDARAGDEFVAEFAGLGAVRLSFE is encoded by the coding sequence ATGCTCACTGTTGAGACCCGCGACGAGCTTGCCGCCGACTTGGCGCAAGCCGAACGGAGCCGCGAGCCGATCGGGCCGTTGACGGCCGCCCACCCCGATATCGACGTCGTCGATGCCTACGAGATCCAGCTGATCAATATCCGGCAACGGGTCGCCGAGGGTGCTCGGGTGGTCGGTCACAAGGTGGGCCTGTCGTCAAAGGTGATGCAGCAAATGATGGGCGTAGACGAGCCGGACTACGGGCATCTGCTCGATGAGATGCAGGTGTTTGAAGACGTTGCGGTGAAGGCGGGGAAATATCTGTATCCGCGGGTGGAGGTTGAGGTTGGCTTCATTCTCTCCGATGACCTTCCGGGTTCCGGGTGCACCGAGGATGACGTGCTGGCCGCGACGCAGGCCTTGGTTCCGTCGATCGAGCTCATCGACACCAGGATCAAGGACTGGCAGATCAAGATCTGCGACACCATCGCCGACAACGCTGCGGCCGCGGGTTTCGTGCTGGGTGCGGCGCGGGTACCACCGACAGAGATCGACGTCCAGGCGATCGATGTGAAGCTGACTCGCAACGGCGAATTGATCGCCGAGGGCCGAAGCGATGCGGTGTTGGGCAATCCGGCCACCGCGGTGGCCTGGTTATCGCGCAAGGTGGATAGCTTCGGAGTACGGCTGAAAAAGGGTGACGTCGTGTTACCTGGATCGTGCACTTTCGCGGTCGACGCGCGGGCAGGCGACGAGTTTGTCGCCGAATTCGCCGGCTTGGGCGCCGTTCGTTTGTCGTTTGAGTAA
- a CDS encoding PPE family protein, with protein sequence MNYSMLPPEINSLRMFSGAGSVPMLEAAAAWEGLASELGSAAASFSSLTSGLVGQAWQGAASAAMAAAASPYAGFLSAAATRAEGAAGQARAVASVFEAAQAATVQPLLVAANRNALVQLVLSNWFGFNAPAIAQIEGLYEEMWAADVAAMAGYHAGASAAAAQLTPWAQALQDLPNLGVGNIGNSNLGSGNTGDLNVGSGNFGNSNFGSGNGFSITTETSNGNIGSGNFGNNNVGSGNYGNANFGFGNGNFGAGKSSGNIGNGNFGDNNVGSGNFGNANTGFGNTGLGNMGIGNSGSNNVGAGNSGGQNWGFGNTGMGNIGFGNTGNNNFGIGLTGDNQVGINFAGGLNSGSGNIGLFNSGTSNVGFFNSGDNNIGFGNTASGNVGIGNSGTGFGSFVGGHNTGFGNSGSLNTGFGNAGVLNTGGGSAGIANFGFGNSGQLNAGSFNAGVLNTGNFNAGGYNTGDFNSGVFNTGWANSGSTNTGVFNAGTLNTGAGFIGTGPGPNSGFGNTGVGSSGFFNSGDGGSGIQNAGPNNTGYFNALSAQAAAGIGNRGPNTVGIGNSGMLSTGFYNSGANTSGGFNTEDSQSGFGH encoded by the coding sequence ATGAACTATTCGATGTTGCCGCCGGAGATCAATTCGCTGCGGATGTTTTCTGGTGCGGGCTCGGTGCCGATGCTGGAGGCCGCGGCCGCGTGGGAGGGATTGGCTTCGGAATTGGGGTCTGCGGCCGCGTCGTTTTCGTCGCTGACCTCAGGGTTGGTCGGTCAGGCGTGGCAGGGTGCGGCGTCGGCGGCGATGGCGGCCGCGGCGTCTCCGTATGCGGGATTCTTGAGCGCGGCCGCCACCCGAGCCGAGGGGGCGGCCGGGCAGGCCCGGGCGGTGGCCAGTGTCTTCGAGGCGGCGCAGGCGGCGACGGTGCAGCCGCTACTGGTGGCGGCCAACCGGAATGCGTTGGTGCAGTTGGTGTTGTCGAATTGGTTCGGGTTCAACGCGCCCGCGATCGCTCAAATTGAGGGCCTGTACGAAGAGATGTGGGCTGCTGACGTGGCGGCGATGGCCGGGTATCACGCTGGGGCGTCGGCGGCGGCGGCGCAGTTGACGCCGTGGGCGCAGGCGCTGCAGGATCTGCCCAACTTGGGCGTCGGCAATATCGGTAACTCGAATCTGGGCAGCGGCAACACGGGCGACCTCAACGTGGGCAGCGGAAACTTCGGCAACTCTAACTTCGGCAGCGGAAACGGCTTCTCGATTACTACCGAGACCAGCAACGGAAACATCGGCAGCGGCAACTTCGGCAACAACAATGTCGGCAGCGGCAATTATGGCAACGCTAACTTCGGTTTCGGTAACGGAAACTTTGGCGCTGGAAAGAGCAGTGGAAATATCGGCAACGGAAACTTTGGCGATAACAATGTCGGCAGCGGCAACTTCGGAAACGCTAATACCGGCTTCGGAAATACCGGCCTAGGCAATATGGGCATCGGAAACAGCGGGAGCAACAACGTGGGCGCCGGGAATTCCGGTGGTCAGAACTGGGGCTTCGGCAACACCGGCATGGGCAACATTGGCTTCGGAAACACCGGCAACAACAATTTCGGTATTGGGCTCACCGGTGACAACCAGGTGGGCATCAACTTCGCTGGCGGGCTGAACTCGGGCAGCGGAAACATTGGCTTGTTCAACTCGGGCACAAGCAATGTCGGCTTCTTCAACTCCGGCGACAACAACATCGGCTTTGGCAACACGGCTAGCGGAAACGTCGGTATCGGAAACTCCGGCACTGGTTTCGGCAGCTTCGTGGGTGGCCATAACACGGGCTTTGGGAACTCGGGCTCCCTCAACACAGGCTTCGGAAACGCCGGCGTCCTGAATACGGGCGGGGGAAGTGCCGGCATAGCAAACTTTGGCTTCGGGAATTCGGGCCAGTTGAATGCGGGCAGCTTTAATGCGGGAGTCCTCAATACTGGCAATTTCAACGCGGGTGGTTACAATACCGGCGACTTTAACTCAGGTGTATTCAATACCGGCTGGGCCAACTCTGGCAGCACAAACACTGGTGTATTCAACGCGGGCACGCTCAATACCGGTGCTGGATTCATCGGCACTGGTCCTGGGCCGAATTCAGGCTTCGGCAATACCGGCGTTGGCAGCTCGGGTTTCTTCAACTCGGGTGATGGCGGCTCAGGCATCCAAAATGCGGGGCCGAACAACACTGGCTACTTTAATGCGCTCAGTGCCCAGGCCGCGGCGGGCATCGGCAACCGTGGCCCCAATACCGTGGGAATTGGGAATTCGGGCATGTTAAGCACCGGCTTTTACAACTCGGGCGCAAACACGTCGGGCGGCTTCAATACGGAAGATTCGCAATCCGGCTTCGGACACTAG
- a CDS encoding antitoxin — translation MTLDPDVVAALQRFAREPGTSFKAALNDTVRRGLSGEPNRRRYRTPSRDMGLRTGFDIDKALTLAAADEDTEILRKLALRK, via the coding sequence GTGACGCTGGATCCTGATGTTGTCGCCGCACTACAACGCTTCGCCAGGGAACCAGGAACGTCGTTCAAAGCGGCGCTGAACGACACTGTGCGGCGTGGATTGAGTGGCGAGCCCAATCGGCGGCGCTATCGCACACCGAGTCGCGACATGGGACTGCGGACGGGATTCGATATCGACAAGGCGTTAACGCTCGCCGCAGCAGACGAGGATACCGAGATCTTGCGTAAGCTTGCGCTTCGCAAATGA
- the kstD gene encoding 3-oxosteroid 1-dehydrogenase yields MTAQDVDVVVVGSGGAGMVAALAAAHRGLSTVVIEKAPHFGGSTARSGGGVWIPNNEVLRRAGVRDTPEAARTYLHGIVGDVVEPERIDTYLDRGPEMLSFVLKHTPLKMCWVPGYSDYYPEAPGGRPRGRSIEPKPFNARKLGVDEAGLEPAYGKVPLNVVVMQQDYVRLNQLKRHPRGVLRSLKVGARTMWAKATGKNLVGMGRALIGPLRIGLQRAGVPVELNTALTDLYVEDGVVRGVYVRDAAAPESTEPRLIRARRGVILACGGFEHNEQMRVKYQRAPITTEWTVGAKANTGDGIVAGEKLGAALDLMEDAWWGPTVPLVGAPWFALSERNSPGSIIVNMSGKRFMNESMPYVEACHHMYGGEYGQGPGPGENIPAWLVFDQRYRDRYIFAGLQAGQRIPRKWLESGVIIQADTLNELADKASLPADEFVSTVERFNGYARSGVDKDYGRGESAYDRYYGDPTNKPNPNLGAISHPPYYAAKMVPGDLGTKGGIRTDVHGRALRDDGSIIEGLYAAGNVSAPVMGHTYPGPGGTIGPAMTFGYLAALHIAENC; encoded by the coding sequence ATGACAGCACAGGACGTCGACGTCGTCGTAGTCGGCAGCGGCGGCGCCGGCATGGTGGCAGCGCTCGCCGCCGCGCACCGAGGTCTCTCCACAGTCGTCATCGAGAAGGCTCCGCACTTCGGCGGTTCCACCGCGCGCTCCGGCGGCGGCGTTTGGATTCCCAACAACGAGGTCCTCAGGCGGGCCGGTGTGCGCGACACTCCTGAGGCGGCGCGGACCTACCTGCATGGCATCGTCGGCGATGTCGTCGAACCGGAGCGCATCGACACCTACCTCGACCGCGGGCCCGAGATGCTGTCATTCGTGCTGAAGCACACCCCATTGAAGATGTGCTGGGTGCCGGGCTATTCCGACTACTACCCCGAGGCGCCGGGCGGGCGCCCCCGCGGCCGTTCCATCGAGCCAAAGCCGTTCAACGCCCGCAAGCTTGGCGTAGATGAAGCCGGGCTCGAACCCGCGTATGGCAAGGTGCCGCTGAATGTGGTCGTGATGCAACAGGATTACGTGCGACTCAACCAGCTAAAGCGACACCCTCGAGGCGTGCTGCGTAGCCTGAAGGTCGGCGCCCGCACGATGTGGGCGAAGGCAACCGGCAAGAACCTGGTCGGCATGGGCCGAGCGCTCATCGGACCACTGCGGATCGGGCTGCAGCGTGCCGGGGTGCCGGTCGAGCTCAACACCGCACTCACCGACCTATATGTCGAGGACGGCGTGGTGCGCGGAGTCTATGTGCGAGACGCCGCCGCGCCCGAATCGACTGAGCCGCGGCTGATCCGGGCTCGACGGGGCGTCATCCTCGCCTGCGGCGGCTTCGAACACAACGAGCAGATGCGGGTCAAATATCAACGCGCGCCCATCACCACGGAGTGGACGGTCGGCGCCAAGGCTAATACCGGTGACGGCATTGTTGCCGGCGAAAAGCTCGGCGCCGCATTGGATCTCATGGAAGACGCGTGGTGGGGGCCAACGGTGCCGTTGGTGGGCGCGCCGTGGTTCGCGCTTTCGGAGCGCAACTCCCCCGGTTCGATCATCGTCAACATGTCCGGCAAGCGGTTCATGAACGAATCAATGCCCTACGTCGAAGCCTGCCACCACATGTACGGCGGCGAGTACGGCCAAGGCCCCGGTCCCGGCGAGAACATTCCCGCGTGGCTGGTGTTCGACCAACGGTACCGGGATCGTTACATCTTCGCGGGACTGCAGGCCGGACAACGCATTCCGCGCAAGTGGTTGGAGTCCGGCGTGATCATACAAGCCGACACGCTCAACGAGCTGGCCGACAAGGCTAGCCTGCCGGCAGACGAATTCGTCTCGACGGTAGAGCGTTTCAACGGCTACGCCCGATCGGGCGTTGACAAGGACTACGGGCGCGGGGAAAGCGCCTACGACAGGTACTACGGCGATCCGACCAACAAACCCAATCCCAACCTCGGCGCGATCAGCCACCCGCCCTACTACGCCGCCAAAATGGTGCCCGGAGATTTGGGCACGAAAGGCGGCATCCGCACCGACGTGCACGGGCGTGCCCTACGCGACGACGGCAGCATCATTGAAGGCCTTTACGCCGCAGGCAATGTCAGCGCCCCGGTGATGGGTCACACCTACCCAGGTCCGGGCGGCACCATAGGACCCGCAATGACTTTTGGGTACCTAGCGGCACTGCACATAGCGGAGAACTGCTGA
- a CDS encoding MaoC/PaaZ C-terminal domain-containing protein: MPIDVEVALAAELDPIEFSWSSTDVQLYQLGLGAGSDPMDPRELRYLVDDTPQVLPTFGNVAATFHATKPPTVQFPGIDIELSKVLHASERVEVPAPLPPSGSARAVTRFTDIWDKGKAAVIWSETTVTTPDGAPLWTQKRSIFARGEGGFGGERGPSSSDTAPERAPDLELTMPILPQQALLYRLCGDRNPLHSDPEFAAAAGFPAPILHGLCTYGMTCKAITDALLDGDATAVAAYGARFAGVAYPGETLTVRVWKDGGRVMASVVAPSRDNAVVLSGVEFTPV; encoded by the coding sequence ATGCCCATCGATGTCGAAGTCGCGCTGGCCGCCGAGTTGGATCCCATCGAATTCTCTTGGTCCAGCACCGATGTACAGCTCTACCAATTGGGATTGGGCGCCGGCTCCGATCCGATGGACCCCCGCGAGCTGCGCTACCTGGTGGACGACACTCCCCAGGTGCTGCCGACGTTCGGCAACGTTGCCGCCACCTTCCACGCGACCAAGCCGCCGACCGTCCAGTTTCCCGGCATCGACATCGAGCTGAGCAAGGTGTTACACGCCTCGGAGCGGGTGGAAGTGCCTGCGCCGCTGCCGCCTTCGGGCTCAGCCCGGGCGGTCACCCGATTCACCGATATTTGGGACAAGGGCAAGGCGGCGGTGATCTGGAGCGAGACGACGGTGACGACCCCCGACGGCGCGCCGCTGTGGACGCAGAAGCGCTCCATCTTCGCCCGCGGCGAAGGCGGATTCGGCGGCGAGCGTGGGCCATCATCGTCGGATACGGCACCGGAGCGGGCGCCCGATCTAGAGCTTACGATGCCGATTTTGCCGCAGCAGGCGCTGCTGTACCGGCTCTGTGGCGACCGCAACCCGCTGCACTCGGATCCCGAATTCGCAGCTGCCGCAGGGTTTCCCGCGCCCATTCTGCATGGGCTGTGCACCTACGGCATGACGTGTAAAGCCATCACCGACGCGCTGCTGGACGGTGATGCCACAGCCGTCGCGGCCTACGGTGCGCGCTTTGCCGGTGTGGCATACCCAGGCGAAACGCTCACAGTAAGGGTATGGAAGGACGGCGGTCGCGTCATGGCCAGCGTTGTCGCGCCTTCGCGCGACAACGCTGTGGTGCTCAGCGGCGTCGAATTCACCCCGGTCTAG
- a CDS encoding lipid-transfer protein: protein MLPGRAAIVGIGATDFSKNSGRSELRLAAEAVLDALADAGLSPSDVDGLTTFTMDTNTEIAVARAAGIGELKFFSKIHYGGGAACATVQHAAMAVATGVADVVVAYRAFNERSGMRFGQVQTRLTENADSTGVDNSFSYPHGLSTPAAQVAMIARRYMHLSGATSRDFGAVSVADRKHAAKNPKAYFYEKPITIDDHQNSRWIAEPLRLLDCCQETDGAVAIVVTSVERARDLKHRPAVIQAASQGSSPDQYTMVSYYRPELGLPEMGVVGRQLWQQSGLTPADIQTAVLYDHFTPFALIQLEELGFCGRGEAKDFITDGAIEVGGRLPINTHGGQLGEAYIHGMNGIAEGVRQLRGTSVNPVPDVEHVLVTAGTGVPTSGLILG from the coding sequence GTGTTGCCGGGTCGAGCCGCCATTGTCGGCATTGGCGCCACCGACTTTTCGAAGAACTCCGGACGCAGCGAGCTGCGGCTGGCGGCCGAGGCGGTGTTGGACGCTCTTGCTGACGCCGGTCTTTCGCCATCTGACGTCGACGGGTTGACCACGTTCACGATGGACACCAACACCGAAATCGCCGTCGCGCGCGCGGCGGGCATCGGCGAGCTGAAGTTCTTTTCCAAGATCCACTATGGCGGCGGCGCCGCGTGCGCGACCGTCCAGCACGCGGCGATGGCCGTGGCCACCGGCGTGGCCGACGTGGTGGTGGCATACCGGGCCTTCAACGAGCGGTCCGGCATGCGGTTCGGCCAGGTGCAGACGCGGCTGACGGAGAACGCTGATTCGACCGGTGTGGACAATTCGTTCTCGTACCCGCACGGGCTTTCCACGCCGGCCGCGCAAGTCGCAATGATCGCCCGGCGGTACATGCACCTGTCGGGCGCTACCAGCCGCGACTTCGGCGCGGTGTCGGTGGCCGATCGTAAGCACGCCGCCAAGAACCCGAAGGCGTACTTTTACGAGAAGCCGATAACCATTGACGACCATCAGAATTCGCGGTGGATCGCCGAGCCGTTGCGGCTGCTGGACTGCTGCCAGGAAACCGACGGCGCGGTGGCGATCGTGGTGACATCGGTCGAGCGGGCGCGGGACCTCAAGCATCGTCCGGCGGTGATCCAGGCTGCGTCGCAGGGATCAAGTCCCGACCAGTACACGATGGTCAGCTACTACCGCCCGGAGCTCGGCTTACCCGAGATGGGTGTGGTAGGCCGGCAGCTGTGGCAACAGTCGGGACTGACACCCGCCGACATTCAGACCGCTGTCTTGTATGACCACTTCACTCCGTTCGCGCTGATTCAGTTGGAGGAGTTGGGGTTTTGCGGTCGCGGCGAGGCCAAGGACTTTATTACCGACGGCGCGATCGAGGTGGGCGGGCGGCTGCCCATCAACACGCACGGTGGTCAACTCGGTGAGGCCTACATCCACGGCATGAACGGCATCGCGGAGGGCGTTCGGCAATTGCGGGGTACCTCGGTGAACCCGGTGCCCGACGTGGAGCACGTGCTGGTCACCGCGGGGACGGGTGTGCCGACGTCAGGGTTGATCCTGGGTTAG
- a CDS encoding acetaldehyde dehydrogenase (acetylating): protein MPSKASVAIVGSGNISTDLLYKLLRSDWLEPRWMVGIDPKSEGLARARQLGLETTHEGVDWLLAQPEKPDLVFEATSAYVHKDAAPKYAAAGIRAIDLTPAAVGPPVIPPANLREHLDAPNVNMITCGGQATIPIVYAVSRVVTVPYAEIVASVASVSAGPGTRANIDEFTKTTARGVETIGGSARGKAIIILNPAEPPMIMRDTIFCAIPEDADRDAIAKSIHEVVAEVQTYVPGYRMLNEPQFDEPSMNSGGRAVVTTFIEVEGAGDYLPPYAGNLDIMTAAATKVGEEIAKETLSEAVGGTR, encoded by the coding sequence ATGCCGTCTAAGGCAAGTGTGGCAATCGTCGGGTCGGGAAATATCAGCACCGACCTGCTCTACAAGCTGCTGCGGTCGGACTGGCTGGAACCGCGCTGGATGGTGGGCATCGACCCGAAGAGTGAGGGCTTGGCGCGGGCCCGCCAGCTGGGTCTGGAGACCACCCATGAAGGCGTCGACTGGCTGCTGGCGCAACCGGAGAAGCCGGACCTGGTGTTCGAAGCGACCAGTGCCTACGTGCACAAGGACGCGGCGCCGAAGTATGCCGCGGCCGGTATCCGCGCCATCGACTTGACGCCGGCCGCGGTGGGCCCACCGGTGATCCCGCCGGCAAACCTACGCGAGCACCTCGACGCCCCGAACGTCAACATGATCACCTGCGGGGGACAGGCGACGATTCCCATCGTGTACGCGGTTTCTCGGGTGGTGACCGTGCCGTACGCCGAGATAGTCGCTTCAGTTGCCTCGGTTTCTGCGGGACCGGGCACCCGGGCCAACATCGACGAGTTCACCAAGACCACCGCGCGCGGTGTGGAGACCATCGGCGGGTCTGCGCGCGGCAAGGCGATCATCATCTTGAACCCGGCCGAGCCGCCGATGATCATGCGCGACACCATCTTCTGTGCCATCCCCGAGGACGCCGACCGCGACGCGATCGCCAAGTCCATCCACGAGGTGGTCGCCGAGGTGCAGACCTATGTGCCGGGATACCGGATGCTCAATGAGCCGCAGTTCGACGAGCCGTCGATGAACTCGGGGGGTCGGGCCGTGGTTACCACGTTCATCGAAGTCGAGGGCGCCGGGGATTACTTGCCGCCGTATGCGGGCAACCTCGACATCATGACTGCCGCGGCCACCAAGGTGGGCGAGGAGATCGCCAAAGAGACGCTGTCCGAGGCGGTAGGAGGCACGCGATGA
- a CDS encoding bifunctional MaoC family dehydratase N-terminal/OB-fold nucleic acid binding domain-containing protein, with product MTDIQETVAQIKAAGSSKPRAARDPVNQPMINNWVEAIGDRNPIYVDQAAARAAGHPGIVAPPAMIQVWTMFGLGGVRPKDDPLGPIIKLFDDAGYIGVVATNCEQTYHRYLQPGEEVSVTAELGDVVGPKQTALGEGYFINQHIVWRVGDEDVAEMNWRILKFKPAASSGPVVPDDLDPDTMMRPSSSRDTAFFWEGVNSHELRIQKRPDGSLQHPPVPAVWQDKSVPIDYVVSSGSGTVFSFVVHHAPKVPGRTLPFVIALVELEEGVRMLGELRNVDPAQVRIGMPVRAIYIDFPDWSLYAWEPDE from the coding sequence ATGACCGACATTCAAGAGACCGTCGCTCAGATCAAGGCGGCGGGCAGTAGCAAACCGCGCGCAGCGCGGGATCCGGTGAACCAGCCGATGATCAACAACTGGGTCGAGGCGATCGGCGACCGCAACCCCATCTATGTGGACCAGGCCGCCGCGCGCGCTGCCGGTCACCCGGGAATTGTCGCCCCACCGGCGATGATTCAGGTGTGGACGATGTTCGGGCTGGGCGGCGTCCGTCCGAAGGACGATCCGTTGGGACCCATCATCAAGCTGTTCGACGACGCGGGCTATATCGGTGTGGTTGCCACCAATTGTGAGCAGACCTATCACCGCTATCTGCAGCCCGGTGAGGAAGTCAGCGTCACCGCCGAGCTGGGCGACGTAGTGGGGCCCAAGCAAACGGCTCTCGGCGAGGGCTATTTCATCAACCAGCACATCGTGTGGCGGGTTGGTGACGAGGATGTGGCCGAGATGAATTGGCGTATCCTCAAGTTCAAGCCGGCCGCATCGTCTGGCCCGGTTGTTCCCGATGATCTTGACCCGGACACGATGATGCGGCCGTCGTCGTCGCGTGACACAGCATTCTTCTGGGAAGGCGTAAACTCCCACGAGCTGCGGATCCAGAAGCGGCCCGACGGCAGCCTGCAGCACCCGCCGGTGCCGGCGGTGTGGCAGGACAAGTCGGTGCCGATCGACTACGTCGTATCCAGTGGCAGCGGCACCGTGTTCAGCTTCGTCGTACACCATGCGCCGAAAGTGCCTGGCCGCACTTTACCTTTCGTGATTGCGTTGGTAGAGCTCGAGGAAGGCGTACGCATGCTGGGCGAATTGCGTAATGTCGATCCGGCGCAAGTGCGGATCGGAATGCCGGTCCGCGCAATCTATATTGACTTTCCGGACTGGAGCCTCTACGCGTGGGAGCCTGACGAATGA
- a CDS encoding MaoC family dehydratase has protein sequence MTAVGTVLPELKLYGDPTFIISTALATRDFQDVHHDRDKAIAKGSKDIFVNILTDTGLVQRYVTDWAGPSALIKSIGLRLGVPWYAYDTVTFSGEVTAVADGLITVKVLGRNSLGDHVIATVTLTMGDA, from the coding sequence ATGACGGCTGTTGGCACCGTACTGCCCGAGCTCAAGCTCTACGGGGATCCGACGTTCATCATCTCAACGGCCCTGGCCACCAGGGACTTTCAGGACGTGCACCACGACCGCGACAAGGCCATTGCCAAGGGGTCGAAGGATATTTTCGTCAACATCCTGACCGACACCGGCCTGGTGCAGCGCTACGTCACCGACTGGGCCGGGCCGTCGGCGTTGATCAAGTCGATCGGGCTGCGGCTGGGCGTGCCGTGGTACGCCTACGACACAGTGACGTTTTCCGGCGAGGTGACCGCCGTGGCGGACGGCTTGATCACGGTAAAGGTATTGGGCCGCAATAGCCTTGGCGATCATGTCATTGCGACGGTGACGCTGACGATGGGGGATGCGTAG